In Quercus robur chromosome 10, dhQueRobu3.1, whole genome shotgun sequence, a genomic segment contains:
- the LOC126702291 gene encoding cytochrome P450 736A117-like — MSHFLQFLGPNVTSSLLHPIVLAILSFIFILLFKWSSTLPNNNKNSPPSPPKLPIIGNLHQLGLYPHHSLRDLAQLYGPLMLLKLGNVPTLVVSSADAAREIMKTNDAIFANRPKTRMFGKLTYDFKDVALAPYGEYWRQTKSILVLHLLSNKRVQSFRAVREEEISLLIEKIQQSCSSSSVNLSEMFAKLTNDIICRVALGRKYGEGEGGRKFKELIGEMLELLGVNNMEDYIPWLAWVNRVNGLVAKAERVTKQFDDFLEGVIEEHINRQKKGSAEHSLENEDQKDFVDVLLWVQKENMIGFPIDRVCIKALILDAFNAGTDTTYSVLEWAMTELLRHPKMMMKMQDEVRAITSNKKDIKLDDLDEMHYLNAVIKETLRLHPIIPLLVPRESSREAKIQGYDIAAGTRVFINVWAIGRDPGLWDNPEEFHPERFLNSSIDFKGHDFQLIPFGAGRRSCPGISFAITNIKLILAKFVNYFDWTLPNGAKGEDLDMTESIGLSIHKKFPLIAVATPYVA; from the exons atGTCACACTTCCTTCAATTTCTAGGGCCAAACGTAACATCCTCCTTGCTGCATCCCATTGTTTTAGCAATCTTGTCCTTTATCTTCATTCTCCTATTCAAATGGTCCTCCACACttccaaacaacaacaaaaactcaCCACCTTCACCACCAAAGCTCCCAATCATCGGAAACCTTCACCAACTCGGCTTGTACCCTCACCACTCCCTCCGAGACTTAGCTCAACTCTATGGCCCCCTAATGCTGCTAAAGTTAGGTAATGTACCAACCCTTGTTGTCTCGTCTGCCGATGCTGCCCGAGAGATCATGAAGACCAATGATGCCATCTTTGCAAATCGGCCAAAAACAAGAATGTTTGGGAAACTAACATACGATTTCAAAGATGTGGCATTGGCACCTTACGGTGAGTACTGGAGGCAAACAAAAAGCATACTTGTGCTACACCTTTTGAGTAATAAAAGGGTTCAGTCTTTTCGTGCTGTGAGAGAGGAGGAAATTTCTCTACTAATTGAGAAAATCCAACAGTCTTGTTCTTCTTCAAGTGTGAATTTAAGCGAAATGTTTGCAAAGCTTACTAATGATATAATATGTAGGGTTGCCTTGGGAAGGAAGTATGGTGAAGGGGAAGGTGGAAGGAAGTTTAAGGAGCTTATAGGGGAGATGCTCGAGTTGTTGGGTGTTAATAATATGGAGGATTATATTCCATGGCTTGCATGGGTGAACCGTGTCAATGGCTTGGTTGCTAAAGCAGAAAGGGTTACTAAACAGTTTGATGATTTTTTGGAAGGAGTAATTGAAGAGCACATCAATCGTCAAAAGAAAGGGAGTGCTGAACATAGTCTAGAAAATGAAGACCAAAAGGACTTTGTGGATGTTTTGCTTTGGGTTCAGAAGGAAAACATGATCGGTTTCCCTATTGATAGAGTATGCATTAAGGCTTTAATCCTG GATGCATTTAATGCTGGCACTGACACTACGTACTCAGTGTTAGAGTGGGCAATGACAGAACTTTTAAGGCATCCCaaaatgatgatgaagatgcaGGATGAAGTGAGAGCAATCACTAGCAACAAAAAAGACATAAAATTGGATGATTTGGATGAAATGCATTACTTAAATGCAGTAATCAAAGAGACTCTTCGCTTGCATCCTATTATTCCACTATTAGTTCCTCGAGAATCAAGTAGAGAGGCCAAAATACAAGGTTATGATATTGCAGcgggaactcgagtttttatcAATGTGTGGGCAATTGGAAGAGACCCTGGGTTATGGGACAATCCAGAAGAATTTCATCCAGAAAGGTTCTTGAATTCTTCTATAGACTTTAAAGGACATGATTTCCAATTGATCCCATTTGGAGCTGGTAGGAGGAGTTGCCCTGGAATTTCCTTTGCCATAACCAACATTAAGCTTATTTTGGCAAAGTTTGTGAACTACTTTGATTGGACATTGCCTAATGGGGCAAAAGGAGAGGATTTGGACATGACCGAATCTATTGGTTTATccattcataaaaaatttcctcttATTGCAGTTGCAACTCCATATGTTGCctag